A segment of the Mytilus trossulus isolate FHL-02 chromosome 12, PNRI_Mtr1.1.1.hap1, whole genome shotgun sequence genome:
CACAGAGCATATTGTacagttatttttagaatatataaaatatctaaaacCTGAtttactttgtgacgtcatgtaatgaatttcaggatattttttttaaatgttttgaaacaaatgatatctgtgataaattttttgatgaaaaaaaataatcttcaaatacaaatgtaaattacatgtaagatgtcaaacaaacaaaaaaagtatattaaataacaactaatttgttgttattgtcaaggagacaatatgatatctttaaaattcaaacaaaatcaaatgacgattttgatacaaatatgcaTAATggtctgaaattaataatataacaaatatatatagcctttgtattaggtcaatacaggatatatcgactaaaagaagtatatcgacccCGGACTttgtcctcagtcaatatacttctttcatgtcaatatatccttgtattgatctcatacaaaggctatatttgtatactatcatacaacatgtacaatagcacaggtaaaaaaaaccaatgataCTTACGGGTAGCCATTGTAATATATGTAAAACACCTTTCTTCAGATTGCAGTAAAAATTGACATGATTATTTCTTGAACAGCTAGTAATAGATACATAGTTATTCAAAATTATGTCTTATAAGATACATATATATCAGACATTTGAAATGAACCATGCCCATGAACAAGtccaaaatttaatttgatacgATACTCATAAATCTGAATTCCGCAACACCCCAGGCAACCAAAAGGATTTACTGgatttgattatattttgtttattgcagatatcttttttttacaacatgATACCAAAACTAAAGAATGATGAGGGAAAGAATAAAGGATATTGtgtgtgtttatatttttgtggtAAGTTTGCTTATATACTGATTACAAATGATATTTCTGACTTTGTAAACATGTGGACTTTTTAATAGCGTATTTTTTCTTACACATTAAGTTATATACCAATGAAAGCTATTCAACACATACAATGTACAGCCAATTGTGCAACTGGCAACATCGTAGTGTgtcagaaaaaagaaaacaattgagCATATGACCAATTctaagttctttgactacagttattctgtgttagaaacctattatgtgtcaaatattgaattacaatccaaattcagacctgtatctgaaagcttgaatattgtatccatttttgccccaactgttcagggttttgTACTGGAGTATTCAGCTGTGCTTAGCAAAGCATTTTATTACTATGTAGTAGCAATGTACTTCCTCATCTTAATGATGTTCTAAAAGTATCTTATACCTAACAAGTGATTTACAATCATTCACACGTGCTGCAGATATAAAATTGCTGAATTACCGTAAAGCGGGTAattttcgcggggtgcaaattttcacttattttcgcGGAAAGATCAAAATCGTCAAAATAAATTCCACCAATTTAAAACGGAACATGCTaaggtattgataaaatttttgaattcgccAAAATTTTTACCGCAAAATATTTCGCATACctttattcaatgaaaatagcGAAATATTACACccacgaaaataacccgctgAACGGTAGTATGATTAGTCAACTTTGTGATTTTGCTACAGAGTTAAAAAGACATGTCTCTGTATTaaccaaaaaatgtttttgctttcagaGTTTTTGTATTAACCAATGTTTATGTATCAGCATAGCACTTAAACAACAACAGGGTTGTCAGAAAGACCAAGTGGAAAGAATTTACAGAGGAAGAAATTTCTGTTGTTATCCTCTTAAATGTAAACCAGGTCagttatttaaaagtaatttatttttcaattataaaccttttgtattgaaaggaaatgcaataaaaatagtttttggCCTCAACAAATTAGAAGAggcataaaaattatttaaaggtaTAATTTGCTATTCAAAATTGTTTCCCAGtgtcaaaatttattttgtgcaCAAAGATATAGTTTTTATGCCCTGCCTAAATTGAGCTCAATTAAGTGAGCATTTAGTTTTACCTTTATACATCAGTACATCCCTAATTGCATCCATCTGTACGCATGCGTGTCCATCcgtcccaaaattggtttctgtttatacacaatgcttattaccacaaaacaaatTTGGATTTTAATGGCTTCACTTTTACTGTCCTTGAGATATGCCACTTTACAAATAGAACAGTTACAGAATTTGTATGCCCCTGCTGTAGCTGAGGGAGGCATTAGTTTTACCTTTGTCACTCTGTACTTctgtacatacattttgtacatcagTACATCCCAAAATTGATTTCCTTTCTCCAACTTAAGAtttcctcaaccaaatgttatgaaacttatacacaacgCTCAttaccaaatacataaatatgaatttgGGTGGCCTTTCTTTgacagttcttgagttatgcccctttttaaatgtaaaaattgctgaaatatttgtttcctttctctaacttaagtatgcatcaatcaaatgttatttatatgaaacttatacatattgctaattaccacaaaactcagatcaagtacaaatttgggtagcGTCTTTTTAACAGTTCTTGAGTAATGTCCCTTTTTAACGGTATATTTATCATCTGtatcccatggacacattccccatttatctAACTTTAGTTTACCCCTACCAAATACTATAGAACTTATACTCAATGCTAATTGCCACAAAACACAGATAGAGCTTGAAATTTGGTGACATCCCTTTTAACAATTATAGCTCTTGTTATCAGTATTTAACCTTGTTTTTGGCTATTTTCTTGAAAACAAGATAAGAAACAGaatctgtaaacagcaaaaatgatcatcAAGATACGGTTAACATGTATTACTTGTTACTctatggctttcaacaatgctcaaaattaaaactaaaattgaaaatggaaatggggaatgtatcaaagagacaacaacccgaccataggaAATATAGCACTGAGGTAAAAAAGTCCAATGAATACAGCATGTGAAAAAATCTTAGTTAAATCTAATGACCTCATTAAAGTGAATACCATTATACTTAATGCAGTTTTGACAGCCAACAACCAGTGAAAATCACTGAACTGCAGGCTCCTGACCTGAGACATGTACATAAATATGAGGCTGTGTAAAAATTGTTTGTCAGCCCTTACCCTTTCGCAATATGATCACTATATATTAACTTAACTATATTTAATTTCTATGAgacatataaaatgtacatcacAAAATTAAGTCCATATCCATATATATTAAGAATCAAATTCCAACTgaatcaatttcaaaatttatttattctcTATTTAAACTTTCTTTCAGGTCAAAAGTTTGACTTCTGTAGAACAAATAACGGACACGACACTTGTCAGAACTGTCCTGATGGGTTCAGCCATAAGGATTTGATTGATACTGCAAAATGGGATTTTATAATAGATCCATGTGCACCTGTAGAGGATTGTTCTGATTATTGTAAGTTTTTATGGTTTCAAGAAATATGTacagtaaattcagaaattattgtgatgtttttattattgtgaaaaatgtgaCAAGGTTATAATCGAAATAATTTTAacttgaatttttaaatttttttacatgaacTAAACATCCCTTGCAGAAATAAatcctgacattttttttaatcaggatATCTCAAGATTATCCTGGGATATCCTGAAAATATCCTGTAAAGCATTTAGCCCTTTTTCTAGGGAAAAAAATCATGGGAGAATTTCAGGAAATGTCAGGACTTTCAAATCAAGCAGCTTTAAACTAGGGGAATTCTCAGGATATCTcaagactttaaaaaataaatataatatagaccAGGATATGTCAGGACTTTTCCTTCAACATTCATCCAACTTTCAGATACTTTACAAATTCTTTCtgaatgcaaaaaaaatttaacgtCCTGGATGATTCCTGGTATTGAGACTTAAGAAATAACATAATCTATATCACAAATTCAActaaataagaaagaaaatctttGGGATTAAAATTATctgttgtttgttaaaaaaaagtaaatattcacATGAAAATAGTGTTTTAGCAGAGAATAGTTATTAGTGGGAAGAAACTAAAACTATTTTgtcaaacatttttgaaatacacaagTTATTAATGGCATAGTGCAAAGATTATTGGTGTTAATTAaagatattaaacatattttgacagttaactTATTTACACAGTTACTGCTATTCTTCCTGTTCATGGAAGCATAACGAGGACAGTATTCCAAAGTAATAGatttttgcaataaaaacagCAGGGTGTTCCAGAAACTCCAAAGCTTGTCTATCATAACAGCCAATTTACTTCAGAGTAATCATTGGTCTATTAGCCTAAAGCAGGttaagattataatttaaatgacaCATCAATAATAAATCACATTCCGAACTATTTTGGAAGTGttgaaaaacacataatttagTCATTGCCGTATATATGCAAagtgtttggttttatttacaataccggtggtacattttattgttttaaaactggTAACACTGCGTGTGGGACTGTCACTGCCGTTACTGGTTTGCTgcaagaagtttttttttactcttcctTTCCCTAAAGATGTAAATTCTGATTTTCTCCAAGTTCACATATGTGCCTTTCTATTAATTGTCGTCCGGCATATAAATAACTTAGAAAAATATCAGATCAATGATAGATAGGCCCAACGACAGACGTTTCTCAACGtatgtacaatgtaaacaaaccttGACCTCGTGGTTTTAATCGTACTGAACAGTTCGGCCCTAAAAATACCTTCCAAGTGAGTCCACTTGTTTATTCACATGCACCATGTGCCGTTTAAactaaagattatttttttattatacttaaCAAAACTgcatatcaataaatatttgtttgcgaCACCCTTGATTTATTTTCGTACTTCCGTTACGGCACAGATCAACTTCTGGCCAATAAGATCTGGGGCGAGATTGTCACAGTCTCAACTTCAGCGTAAGTGCACTCTTGGGTAATACGTCACCAAAATGGAGATTACGCTGATGGAAACACGGAAAAGACATTTCCAGGCAGAAAGATTTCAGATAAGTgcattacaaatttaatttaacttGACAGACATgtgtatattattataaaatataatttgttgaggaactatgattttttttatggtttcttTGAGCAAAGCAACATCAGAAAGTCTGAAagcatatttgaaaatttatttttaattatataaacaaaatgaataattgttTCCACATATGATTATTGGTAGTTACctaaaatttatagtttttgaattgtttgaattgttcttttgtgaaaataatataagtagccagtttttttaatcttcaggggataaaaagggggagggttctGAAATGAATTTGATTCCTTAACAGCTTCCGATGTAGTGTATAAACATGCAACAACAtttcaattgaattttattgctttaaaaCATCTAGAACAATTGATtctttgtggatttttttttatacttttagggGATTGAAtgattaaatatcaaaatgaagcTGCCAGTTTTGATAGTAAAACAGATTCAGTGGAGATTTTAGTTACATTTATTCAGCGATTCTACTTGGAAGAACAGagacaacaaaatattacagaaagAAGCAGAAACTTTACATGTAtccttttatattattatatctgACGCATAGTTACTTTAGTTTTAATATTGGGTGGGTACAGgtgcagatccagccattttaaaaaaggggtgGGGTTCAAACTATGTACTATAGTATAAACCCTTTCATATGCATTGATCTTGCTAAAAAAGGTTCCAACCCCCCAGAATCCTCTCCTTGATCCTCCACTGGCGTaccatttttatgccccacctacgatagtagaggggcattatgttttctggtctgtggctccgttcgttcgttcgtctgtgcatccgttcgttcaggttaaagtttttgatcaaggtagtttttgatgaagctgaagtccaatcaacttgaaacttagtacacatgttacttattatatgatctttctaagacttttgacttcaatttcacggtccactgaacatagaaaatgaaagtggaagtttcaggttaaagttttgggtcaaggtagtttttgatgaaattgaattccaatcaacttgaaacttagtacatatatgttccctatagtataatctttctaattttaatgccaaattagattattacccaatttcacggtccatggaacatgcaAAAGGATAGCGCGAGTGGGGCAtacgtgtactttggacacattcttgttattggTAATTTAAGATAACAATATGGGCATTAAGCAATTAAATATGACCAACAAGTTTGCTTATTAGTACTAGAATCTAATTTAATAgttaaataatcattaaatacaaggcattttttttaatctgaactTCAACAGCCTTTGAGATAAGCTATTTAACATGGCCAATACAAATACTCATTTGTACATATTTTTCATACAACTACAATTCttgctttaaataaataaattgatatttactACATGTAACGTAATTCAAACAGTCAATTGGGGTTGATATCTTGCATTAAATAGGATAGTGACCGCCATTGACAGTAAAACCTCGTTCGACTCACTAAACAAGCCCCTGTGTACCAAGGCAAACATCTATCTTATCAGTGGCATAATCAGGGGAgggttctaatttttttttgataatcaaaTGCATTTGGATAGGGACATATACTTGGATTCCCCTTTATCATAGGTTTTGAACCCCCATTTttgaaatggctggatctgtCCTTGTTTAGAATAAGAAATTAtggatttaaaataatttaagaaaatatttgcaatagaaaaaatgtgcatttaaaaATGATACCAGGGCAAACACCTACCTTATCAGTTGTGTATTCAGTGGAGggttctgggttttttttttgtggacaaTCTAttcatttgaatagggacatataGTTGAACCCCCTTTTATTATCCAGGGTTGGGAACACCCCTTTttgaaatggctggatctgcccttgtttaaaataaggaatatggatttaaactaatttaaaaaaatatttgcaatagaAGAAAAATGTgcattaaaaaaggattttactcaaattttgtaatttcttataaatagaATTCATGCAAGACATTTATTGTAAGTAAGGACATTCTAAGGATATTCACAGGATATTCTAAGGATATACCAGGACCAACTAAATGCAAGCAAATCTAATCCTGACAAACTAAGGACATTGTCAGGATATTCACAGGATATACCAGGATTATCCCAGGGCTTACTCAATGCAAGCAAATCTGTAAATCCTGACATCAGGATAATTTCCTGAGACCAGGACCTGAGGAATCCTGAGCACAGGATTATCACAGGATTTTCTACTAGGATATTTATGGTCTGGACTGTCTCTGGATATCCCTGGAATATCCTTGTTCCAATACCGTCCCATGTTTAACCCTATCTCAGGATCAGGATATCTCAAGATTGCCCTGTGATTTTTCTCAAGATTATCCTGAGATATCCTGGGGATATCTTGTGATATCCTGCACCATTTTCGCAAGGgatgatttttctcaatatagcagaaaaataaaattgcattttagtctaaaatgactaAGTTGCAAAAAGAAATGCACATAATAAtgtctgaatttacagtaaatttgaattaaaagtcatataaaacaagtgactggtgaaaaaagatgtttatccatattcttgaaccaatgcatgtgtATATCATGAACTTAGTCTTTAAtgcacaattttatcatttttaacacaaagattatttatgtaaaaaaaatgaaccttGAATAAAAGAGATATAATAGATCTCCTTTTGAATCCCCCTTTCCCAGCCTTTCTATTGACCAAATAATGCCTATGCCTGATTGGGGTTCGAAATGATGACTTTCCCTATTTAGTATATTAGTACAACTATTGCTAGTGTTATACTTACAACTTCAGTGTTTATTGGTTTCTGcaaataatgatttgttttctgttttagcTGATTTAATCAAAGAAAATGAAGAGTGTGTTTGTGACAGAACAAGAGGTTATTATGGAAGAGACAGACATAATTGTGCTGCTGACCTTATTTGCAAGAAAGCAGGATTTGAAATGGATCAAGATGGTACATATTATTATTCTAACACTGTCTCCCCAAAAAAGTTCTTTCAAAATAATGAGTAGTTAAAAAGGATGttaacaaatttacaaaaataatattttaatgttgaaaatttgATGAGTACAAGAGAATACTGAAAAGAGGTCTTTAAACATGacttgtttttgtcaaaaataaaatttcacgTGTTTAAATGTGATGGCATGAGGATTGAGCCAAAAATAggacaaaatttgaaaaagaattgttaaaaagtttttaaatcatgcaagaatttttttataagtctTGAATATATGCACCTAAGCAACAATAGGTCAACAATGCACATATAATCTCTTTACATGCATACATTAATATTCACAGAGCATTTGAAATGTTCTGATTTTCTTAGCATAAATTTATGTATCCTTATATATTTACAGGAGTATGTCTAATGTGTGGAGAGGAACATTTCAAGAATAAAGAGGATTACAGCTTATGTATAATGAAGACCaggtttgtaaaataaattatgagAAAAGGCCTTATTTCATTGGTTTAAAACAAGCTAATGTtaaaagatataggaagatgtggtgtgagtgccaatgagacaactctccatccaaataacaatttttttaaaaagtaaaccattaagtCTGTTTGTTCCATAGAATTAAGTTGTATTTTTACAGACACTAAAAATTaagacattttggaaattcaGTATTGACTTCATGCAAATTTTCTTTACCATGTGAGGGCCTTTTACATCTGTCAATCACTCTGTCTCATCAACTTTCTGTTTActgaatgttttatttattctaaGACTATCGATTAACGGTTATGTTGAAATTTAGTGACATTTTTCTAGGAAGCTGAAAAATAGACTTCTAGTCTCCTAAAATTTGGTTCCATGGCATACTTCATGTTAAGTGCCAGTCTTAaatgtaagaatcaggcaattttgaaaaaaaatcaaaacatggcTGTAAAAAAACACCTACCTAGCCATACTATTTTGAAGTAACACTCATCCTGAGTTAGAAATGGCGGTAGGTCTTTAGTGTCTGCGTGTCTGGTAAATTGTGAAATCTGAAGATAAActttggttagaatgatagcaaattacagagttatctctccTTAATTGTTAATTCTAGTGCATTGTAACCAAATTTTATCTCCAATTACCAGAACAGGACAATGAAACGAATGGTatatttttgcatcattatacattttgaacataaattaatGTTAACCTGAGTGggtttttgtttgtcatgttttcaccactgcctgattcttaggaaGACTAGCAAACATGCTGTAATCTGTACATCTGTCTCAGTTTGTTGTTAATGACAAACAAGATGATTTTTGTTGACATACATGCAGTAACAAACTTATACATTTAACGACACTATTACAGGTGCACAAGGGGCCAAGAAGTTGACTTCAAAGGTTCTCACACGGCAGATAGAACATGCAGAAGGAGAATAGTGCAAAAACCAGCAATTCCAGCCCCAGTAAAACCTACCATCAAAGAAGCCAACATAACAAAGTTTGATGTGGATAGAAGTAGAAGcatggaagaaaaaaatacaactgttggtaagaaaacattaaataatttttatgaataaattgaATACTGCTGGGATTCTTAAGAAAAGAGATGGAGAATAGCTATATCTCAAATTCTggatttttcttaatgagaaacAGATTGAACCTCTGAAACTCGACagtaaattatattaaaaatctttGCAAGATTCTTATTTTAGATACGAAAATGTAACTGTCTTGAGAGAAAAACTATGGTATTACACTTGtagcagtggtagaatctatttGCTGGCCTATAGggcacaataaaaaaaaaatcacatctttaaagtgggtctcattggggtctaaacATGGCGGGGGATTGCCCATTTTTTGTTAGCATGACActtgaaagtcaaattataaaATGGCTTGAAAACAGATAATGAGGTCTTGCAGGACccaggaaatgacaaaaaaatgagaattgcttaagtacatagtgtaagcgggatacaggaatctgacaaaacagtaagcgggatacaggaatctgacaaaacagtaagcgggatccgggatcggaaccccccaatgagaccccttTAAAGGTacacaacataatttttttaaatatattaaatatcataGATCTCATGGgcatgatatttaaaaaaaaatgaatttcagCAGTTATTAATGTTGTTCTAGACACTGAAGCATATATAGTGGAAAGCAATTAAAGATTTATGtattttctatataatattCTAAATTGAACATAAAGACTTAACTTTATCCAATGCAATTGAAAATAGTACATGCATTAGAAATGCaagatattaaatattataaagaatatcacacaatttttgaagtaaattgcattgttgaaaattaaaatgtatgttgTAGTTGTTCCAGATTTGGATACGCCAACTAATGAGATCTCTAAACATAGTAACCCTGGACATTCAACTTTGTATGta
Coding sequences within it:
- the LOC134692647 gene encoding uncharacterized protein LOC134692647, which produces MMRERIKDIVCVYIFVSFCINQCLCISIALKQQQGCQKDQVERIYRGRNFCCYPLKCKPGQKFDFCRTNNGHDTCQNCPDGFSHKDLIDTAKWDFIIDPCAPVEDCSDYSDLIKENEECVCDRTRGYYGRDRHNCAADLICKKAGFEMDQDGVCLMCGEEHFKNKEDYSLCIMKTRCTRGQEVDFKGSHTADRTCRRRIVQKPAIPAPVKPTIKEANITKFDVDRSRSMEEKNTTVVVPDLDTPTNEISKHSNPGHSTLFVAMVILLSLLIGIIVSVCFIKKGQQWNDLSCSLNCCSQNSVNHNNVYNKKDINNYINDANNVVVGDYGKIVADEDSNPGEDTPMKEVELD